The following proteins are encoded in a genomic region of Candidatus Zixiibacteriota bacterium:
- a CDS encoding cupin domain-containing protein: protein MKKLMEQFDGTAFSDLIRSAPELDVPIDGVRGWVIGNDTHQVVFFDIQPGVEVPLHSHCAQWGMVVEGEMTLTIGDETHTYGPGAWYVIPEGTMHGAKVAKRMSVIDIFDAPDRYKTK, encoded by the coding sequence ATGAAGAAACTGATGGAACAATTCGACGGCACTGCTTTTTCGGACCTGATTCGAAGCGCCCCGGAACTTGACGTGCCCATTGACGGCGTCCGCGGATGGGTGATCGGCAACGACACCCATCAAGTGGTCTTTTTCGATATTCAACCGGGCGTGGAAGTTCCCCTCCACTCCCACTGTGCTCAGTGGGGAATGGTGGTAGAAGGTGAGATGACGCTGACCATCGGGGATGAGACCCACACCTACGGACCCGGGGCCTGGTATGTCATTCCGGAAGGAACTATGCACGGCGCCAAAGTCGCCAAGCGCATGTCGGTGATCGACATCTTTGACGCACCCGACCGGTACAAGACAAAATAA
- a CDS encoding homoserine dehydrogenase: protein MRLLFIGFGTVVQGLSELLAEKATELKQKHGLDLKVVGISDMLKGCVYAPDGIDLAQALEAAKNGDLKQLPNQFEADALAMIDAADADLMVEATYTDIKTGQPATSHIKAALAKGMHVTTTNKGPVALFLQELKKLADANGVKFLYEGTVISGTPLLNLIRETLAGSHISEIKGILNGTTNYILSQMEQGQPYDAVLKKAQELGYAEAVPDADVLGWDALAKITILANAVFGVDAKPDAFSCQGITEISNDAIAEAKANGKRFKLIGTLKRDGDSVVGSVAPVQMDLSHPLAGVMGATNAVTISTDTLGDVTIVGPGAGRVETGYSVLIDIISIGGSR from the coding sequence ATGCGTTTACTTTTCATTGGCTTTGGCACCGTCGTTCAGGGTCTTTCGGAACTTCTTGCAGAGAAGGCAACAGAACTCAAACAAAAACACGGGCTTGATTTGAAAGTGGTCGGAATCTCCGACATGCTCAAAGGTTGTGTCTACGCACCTGACGGCATCGATCTGGCCCAGGCACTGGAGGCCGCGAAGAACGGCGACCTCAAACAATTGCCCAATCAATTCGAGGCTGACGCGCTGGCCATGATCGATGCAGCCGATGCCGACCTGATGGTCGAAGCTACCTATACCGATATCAAGACCGGTCAACCGGCAACATCGCACATCAAGGCCGCTTTGGCTAAAGGGATGCATGTGACCACCACCAACAAAGGTCCGGTGGCTCTTTTCTTGCAAGAGCTAAAAAAGCTGGCCGATGCAAACGGTGTGAAATTTCTGTATGAAGGCACCGTTATCAGTGGTACCCCTCTGCTGAATCTCATTCGCGAGACGCTGGCCGGTAGTCATATCAGTGAGATCAAGGGGATACTTAACGGCACGACCAATTATATCCTGTCACAGATGGAACAAGGTCAGCCCTACGATGCGGTCCTTAAGAAGGCGCAGGAGTTGGGTTACGCCGAAGCTGTTCCGGACGCCGACGTACTCGGCTGGGATGCTCTGGCCAAGATTACTATTCTGGCCAACGCTGTTTTCGGTGTCGATGCAAAACCTGACGCGTTCTCGTGTCAGGGCATCACCGAGATCAGCAATGACGCTATCGCCGAAGCCAAAGCCAACGGAAAGAGATTCAAGCTGATCGGAACGCTGAAACGGGATGGTGACTCTGTTGTCGGCAGCGTTGCGCCGGTGCAGATGGACCTTTCACACCCGCTGGCCGGTGTGATGGGCGCCACCAACGCCGTAACGATCAGCACCGATACGCTGGGCGACGTCACGATCGTCGGACCCGGCGCCGGGCGAGTCGAAACCGGCTACAGCGTGCTTATCGATATCATCAGCATCGGAGGTTCACGATGA
- a CDS encoding aldehyde dehydrogenase family protein, with product MKMLLGGQWVDRDEKIDVCDPFDNSVIDTVPSGKADDAELALASATAGFEITKRMSVYDRAQILYKAAGLISDRLEEFARIIAREGSKTINEARKEAGRCVNTITCSAEEAKRILGETIPWDSFPGGEKRRGYYYRFPIGVVLCITPFNDPLNLVAHKLGPAIAAGNSVILKPATVTPLSAIMLVEVLLEAGLPPNAVQLITGYGSKIGDQLVSDERVRMVSFTGGVEAGKQIASKAGIKKIGMELGSDSPVIVWKDADMQLAVESCVSGAFWAAGQNCIGVQRLLVHKDIYDEFKTEFVELTKTYKIGDKLDESTQMGPMITEAEAKRVEKWVKDAVAGGANLLTGGGRTGALVEPTVLDNVPEDAKVHCEEVFGPTVNLYPVDDLDKAIAEANALPYGLLAAIFTRDVETAFKAAYELDCGGVMINDSTDYRLDSMPFGGVKYSGLGREGLKFSLQEMTEPKVICFNLPGI from the coding sequence ATGAAGATGTTGCTTGGCGGTCAGTGGGTCGACCGCGACGAGAAGATCGATGTCTGTGACCCCTTCGACAACTCGGTAATCGATACGGTTCCCAGTGGCAAAGCAGACGACGCTGAACTGGCCTTGGCTTCGGCAACCGCCGGATTTGAAATCACCAAACGGATGTCCGTCTATGACCGGGCGCAGATTCTCTACAAAGCAGCGGGTCTGATCTCCGATCGGCTGGAAGAGTTCGCCCGGATAATCGCCCGCGAAGGTTCCAAGACGATCAACGAAGCGCGCAAGGAAGCGGGCCGTTGCGTCAACACGATTACATGCTCGGCCGAAGAAGCCAAACGCATCCTCGGCGAGACTATACCCTGGGACTCGTTCCCCGGCGGTGAGAAGCGTCGCGGCTACTACTACCGTTTCCCCATTGGTGTCGTGCTGTGTATCACGCCGTTCAACGATCCGCTCAATCTGGTGGCCCACAAACTGGGTCCGGCCATCGCCGCGGGCAACTCGGTGATTCTCAAACCGGCCACGGTTACGCCGCTGTCGGCTATCATGTTAGTCGAAGTGCTTCTTGAGGCCGGACTGCCACCGAATGCAGTTCAACTCATCACCGGCTACGGTTCGAAAATCGGCGATCAACTGGTCAGCGACGAACGAGTGCGCATGGTGTCGTTCACCGGCGGTGTCGAAGCGGGCAAACAGATAGCATCCAAAGCAGGCATCAAAAAGATCGGCATGGAACTCGGTTCCGATTCGCCGGTGATCGTCTGGAAAGATGCCGACATGCAACTGGCCGTCGAGTCATGTGTCTCCGGCGCTTTCTGGGCGGCAGGACAAAACTGTATCGGCGTCCAGCGGTTGCTCGTGCACAAGGATATCTATGACGAGTTCAAAACAGAATTCGTCGAACTCACCAAGACATACAAGATCGGTGACAAACTCGACGAGTCCACGCAGATGGGTCCGATGATAACCGAAGCCGAAGCCAAACGAGTAGAAAAATGGGTCAAAGACGCAGTCGCCGGTGGCGCCAACCTGCTCACCGGCGGTGGCCGCACCGGCGCGTTGGTCGAGCCGACCGTGCTGGACAACGTGCCCGAAGATGCCAAGGTCCATTGCGAAGAAGTATTCGGTCCGACCGTGAACCTATACCCGGTGGATGATCTGGACAAAGCAATCGCTGAGGCCAATGCTCTGCCTTACGGTTTGCTCGCGGCCATTTTCACACGTGATGTTGAAACCGCTTTCAAGGCCGCGTATGAACTTGACTGTGGTGGTGTGATGATTAACGACTCGACCGATTACCGATTGGACTCGATGCCGTTCGGCGGCGTGAAGTATTCCGGGTTGGGCCGCGAAGGGCTCAAGTTCTCATTGCAGGAGATGACCGAACCCAAAGTCATCTGCTTCAACCTGCCCGGGATATAG
- a CDS encoding acetate--CoA ligase family protein, whose translation MRLYEFEGKELFERFRIPVGERHIARTPDEVYEIVSDLKYPVVIKSQVLTGGRGKAGGIKTADGANEARTNAEQCFNLTIKDFPVELVLIEPRLDITQEFYIGVTLDRANYKIVVIASGEGGVDIEETAATHPEKIVRKSLSIEEELFTFDALTIAKKIGIPASLLKEGAAIIVGLYNLFRRYDAKLVEINPLVLTADGKLMAADARVSLDDDAVFRHPDLVDLGIEKRHEEGEMTPREQQATEWGIPYLDLDGNIGMFPGGAGFGIMGNDFIHYYGGRPANFMDSGGGPSPERIAKMLVLLDENPNVKVIFGARFGGISRCDDFAKGVLMFLNDHGLSKPMVMRMTGNMWQEGVRIFEEAKQKNPELFSNVEAHGIETPIEEISKRAVELANLEGGN comes from the coding sequence ATGCGTCTTTACGAATTCGAAGGCAAAGAGCTTTTCGAGAGATTCAGAATCCCAGTGGGCGAAAGGCACATCGCCCGGACACCCGACGAAGTTTACGAAATCGTCAGCGACCTGAAGTACCCGGTGGTAATCAAATCCCAGGTACTCACCGGCGGACGCGGCAAAGCAGGCGGAATCAAAACCGCCGACGGCGCCAACGAAGCGCGCACCAACGCCGAACAATGTTTCAACCTCACCATCAAGGACTTTCCGGTTGAGTTGGTACTCATCGAGCCCAGGCTTGATATTACACAGGAATTTTACATCGGCGTCACGCTTGATCGGGCCAACTACAAAATCGTGGTCATAGCTTCCGGCGAAGGTGGGGTCGACATTGAAGAGACCGCCGCTACCCACCCCGAGAAAATCGTCAGGAAGTCGTTGAGCATCGAAGAAGAGCTCTTCACCTTTGATGCCCTTACTATAGCCAAGAAGATAGGTATCCCTGCATCCTTACTCAAAGAAGGGGCGGCGATAATTGTCGGCCTGTACAATCTGTTTCGCAGGTATGACGCCAAGTTGGTCGAGATCAACCCATTGGTTCTCACCGCCGACGGCAAACTGATGGCTGCCGATGCGCGCGTATCGCTCGATGACGATGCTGTCTTCCGGCATCCCGATCTGGTCGATCTGGGTATCGAAAAACGTCACGAAGAGGGCGAGATGACGCCACGCGAACAGCAGGCTACCGAGTGGGGCATACCTTATCTCGATCTCGACGGCAATATCGGTATGTTCCCCGGCGGCGCCGGATTCGGCATCATGGGTAACGACTTCATACATTACTATGGCGGCCGTCCAGCCAACTTCATGGATTCAGGCGGCGGGCCCTCACCCGAACGAATCGCCAAGATGCTCGTGCTTCTGGATGAAAACCCAAACGTCAAGGTGATTTTCGGCGCTCGTTTCGGTGGCATTAGCCGCTGCGACGATTTCGCCAAAGGTGTCTTGATGTTTCTGAACGATCATGGCCTTTCCAAACCTATGGTGATGCGCATGACCGGAAACATGTGGCAGGAAGGTGTGCGCATCTTCGAGGAGGCCAAGCAAAAGAACCCCGAACTGTTTTCCAATGTTGAAGCGCATGGTATTGAGACACCGATCGAGGAAATATCAAAACGAGCCGTGGAACTGGCCAACCTGGAAGGGGGCAACTGA
- the sucD gene encoding succinate--CoA ligase subunit alpha, which produces MAILVDNNSKVMVQGITGGAGKFHTERMLTYGTNIIGGATPSKGGQEVHGLPVFDTVAECVDNTGADVSVIFLPARFVKEAAIEAVRAGIKFLVIVPEHIPIHDMLHVRREAVAHGATIIGGNTAGIISPGQANLGIMPDIAFKPGRVGTVSRSGSITYYVADTLTQSGYGETTCVGLGGDPVLGSTFDEILLKFEEDDATKAVVMCGEIGGVYEERATQAIKQMKTPVLAMIGGVYAPPGKRMGHAGAIVEGKMGTAQDKLDALAEAGAHPCKTFTEIPKTLAKLGV; this is translated from the coding sequence ATGGCTATCCTGGTCGATAATAACAGCAAAGTAATGGTGCAGGGGATCACCGGCGGCGCCGGGAAGTTCCACACCGAGCGAATGCTCACCTACGGCACCAATATCATTGGCGGCGCCACGCCGAGCAAAGGTGGCCAGGAAGTGCATGGCCTGCCGGTGTTCGATACGGTTGCAGAATGTGTCGATAATACCGGCGCCGATGTATCGGTGATTTTCCTGCCGGCCCGGTTTGTCAAAGAGGCGGCAATCGAAGCGGTCCGGGCCGGGATCAAGTTCCTGGTCATTGTGCCGGAACATATCCCGATTCATGACATGTTGCACGTTCGCCGTGAAGCGGTCGCGCACGGCGCAACGATCATCGGCGGCAACACCGCGGGCATCATCTCCCCCGGTCAGGCCAACCTCGGTATCATGCCGGACATCGCGTTCAAACCCGGTCGGGTCGGCACCGTGTCTCGCTCCGGTTCGATAACGTACTACGTCGCCGACACCCTCACCCAGTCGGGTTACGGTGAGACAACTTGCGTAGGTTTGGGTGGTGATCCGGTGTTGGGCTCGACCTTCGATGAGATTCTGCTCAAGTTCGAGGAGGACGATGCAACCAAGGCGGTCGTCATGTGCGGCGAAATCGGCGGCGTCTATGAAGAACGTGCTACCCAAGCGATCAAACAGATGAAAACGCCGGTACTGGCCATGATCGGCGGCGTCTACGCCCCGCCCGGCAAACGAATGGGTCATGCCGGCGCCATTGTCGAAGGCAAAATGGGAACGGCGCAGGACAAACTGGATGCTCTGGCCGAAGCCGGAGCACACCCGTGCAAGACCTTTACGGAGATACCCAAGACTCTGGCCAAGCTGGGAGTGTAG